The following coding sequences are from one Pusillimonas sp. DMV24BSW_D window:
- a CDS encoding FAD-dependent monooxygenase, with translation MKIRILGAGPAGLYFAALMKRLDPVHDIAIYERNPKDATWGFGVVFSDKALEFLRTDDDALYQYLSRHLENWPEITIVHNDTAIPVAGNGFASIGRLELLTLLYDYVEALGVKLHFETEVTALSQMGDADLYVGANGAFSWLRTENEANFETTTDWRSNRFIWYGTTKAFNSLTLTFRETGHGVFCAHHYRYRPDRSTFLVEVEEDTWQRVGFESMSAEETVRYCEKVFAKDLEGHPIISNHSYWRQFPVIWNERWSFDNVVLIGDALRTAHFSIGSGTRLAMEDAVALYKAFKNAGTTDITCALTEFQASRLPPMKKIWDAANTSIDWYEQMDKLVHDLTPVEFAYSYMTRTGRVSHADIKKRDPVLAQAYEKLHPEVALTVHG, from the coding sequence ATGAAAATCAGAATCCTTGGTGCAGGTCCTGCCGGATTGTATTTTGCCGCGCTCATGAAGCGTTTGGATCCTGTTCATGATATTGCGATTTATGAGCGCAACCCCAAGGATGCAACGTGGGGGTTTGGCGTTGTATTCTCGGATAAGGCGCTGGAATTTCTGCGGACTGACGACGATGCGTTGTATCAATATTTAAGTCGGCACCTTGAAAATTGGCCTGAGATAACCATTGTTCATAACGACACGGCGATACCGGTCGCGGGTAATGGTTTTGCGTCAATCGGGCGCTTGGAGCTGTTGACGCTTTTATACGATTACGTTGAGGCGCTTGGGGTCAAGTTGCATTTTGAAACCGAAGTGACGGCTTTGTCGCAGATGGGCGACGCCGATTTGTATGTTGGTGCTAATGGGGCGTTTTCCTGGCTTCGAACGGAAAACGAAGCCAATTTTGAGACAACCACCGATTGGCGTTCGAATCGTTTTATCTGGTACGGCACCACCAAGGCATTCAACAGTCTTACATTAACCTTTCGGGAGACAGGGCACGGCGTATTCTGTGCCCACCACTATCGGTACAGGCCAGATCGAAGTACGTTTCTCGTAGAGGTTGAGGAGGACACCTGGCAGCGTGTCGGGTTTGAGTCCATGAGTGCTGAAGAAACTGTGCGGTATTGCGAAAAGGTCTTTGCGAAAGACCTGGAAGGACATCCCATCATTTCCAACCATTCATATTGGCGGCAGTTTCCGGTTATCTGGAATGAACGTTGGAGTTTCGATAATGTGGTGTTAATTGGTGATGCTTTGCGTACTGCCCATTTTTCAATTGGTTCTGGAACCCGTTTAGCAATGGAGGACGCGGTTGCGTTGTACAAAGCCTTTAAAAATGCGGGGACAACTGATATTACATGTGCGCTTACGGAGTTTCAGGCCTCCCGTTTGCCTCCTATGAAGAAAATATGGGATGCGGCTAACACCAGTATTGACTGGTATGAGCAAATGGATAAATTGGTTCATGATTTAACGCCCGTTGAGTTCGCGTACAGCTATATGACGAGAACAGGGCGGGTGAGTCATGCCGATATCAAAAAGCGTGACCCTGTTTTGGCGCAAGCGTATGAAAAATTACATCCGGAAGTGGCGTTAACTGTCCACGGGTGA